A single genomic interval of Paracoccus contaminans harbors:
- a CDS encoding UdgX family uracil-DNA binding protein (This protein belongs to the uracil DNA glycosylase superfamily, members of which act in excision repair of DNA. However, it belongs more specifically to UdgX branch, whose founding member was found to bind uracil in DNA (where it does not belong), without cleaving it, appears to promote DNA repair by a pathway involving RecA, rather than base excision.) — MHRVVLPETGIFAAWRDAARPLAAHRVPAAEVDWTFEGAAAPLLFDSAPLPPGTGRAVAVPRGFLELAQRVVLHRDAAGASLLYAALLALQDRRGLLADEADPLVRRLGALDKAVARDIHKMRAFVRFRELPAAGPRRRFAAWFEPDHRIIEANTGFFCRRFADMDWAIHTPDLSALWQDGQLSLAPGAPRPDLPDDAAEVLWATYFANIFNPARIKLGSMRQHMPKKYWKNMPETGQIPAMLNAAEGRVRAMQEAAATDAPLRAAAITDRYRAAMPRPPAQIESLADARAACALCTRCDLCHAATQSVFGEGPEDAPLMIVGEQPGDHEDLAGRPFVGPAGQVLDRAMADAGLDRAGAWMTNAVKHFKFVPRGKRRLHQNPDAGEIAACRWWLDLERQFVRPRLTIALGASAARALTGKGNGLTARRGRVEQTPSGPVLISWHPSLILRRSDPAAAEQALAELTEDLRLVSQMLG, encoded by the coding sequence ATGCACCGCGTCGTCCTGCCGGAAACAGGGATCTTCGCAGCCTGGCGCGATGCGGCCAGACCGCTGGCCGCCCACCGGGTGCCCGCCGCCGAGGTGGACTGGACGTTCGAGGGCGCGGCCGCGCCCCTGCTGTTCGACAGCGCGCCGCTGCCCCCCGGAACGGGGCGCGCGGTTGCTGTCCCGCGCGGGTTTCTTGAACTGGCGCAGCGGGTCGTCCTGCACCGCGATGCTGCGGGGGCCTCGCTGCTCTATGCCGCGCTGCTGGCGCTGCAGGATCGGCGCGGGCTGCTGGCGGATGAGGCCGATCCGCTGGTGCGGCGCCTTGGGGCGCTGGACAAGGCGGTGGCCCGCGACATCCACAAGATGCGCGCCTTTGTCCGCTTTCGCGAGTTGCCCGCCGCCGGGCCGCGCCGCCGCTTTGCCGCCTGGTTCGAGCCCGACCACCGCATCATCGAGGCGAATACGGGTTTCTTCTGCCGCCGCTTTGCCGACATGGACTGGGCGATCCACACGCCTGATCTGTCGGCCCTGTGGCAGGATGGGCAGTTGTCCCTTGCCCCCGGCGCCCCCCGGCCCGATCTGCCCGACGACGCGGCCGAGGTGCTGTGGGCGACCTATTTCGCCAACATCTTCAACCCCGCGCGGATCAAGCTGGGCTCGATGCGCCAGCACATGCCGAAGAAATACTGGAAGAACATGCCCGAAACGGGCCAGATCCCGGCGATGCTGAACGCAGCCGAAGGGCGGGTGCGGGCCATGCAGGAGGCCGCCGCGACGGATGCGCCCCTGCGCGCCGCCGCGATCACCGACCGCTATCGCGCCGCCATGCCGCGCCCGCCGGCGCAGATCGAAAGCCTGGCCGATGCGCGGGCCGCCTGCGCCCTCTGCACGCGCTGCGATCTGTGCCATGCCGCGACGCAGAGCGTCTTTGGCGAGGGGCCGGAGGATGCGCCGCTGATGATCGTGGGCGAGCAGCCGGGCGATCACGAAGACCTGGCCGGCCGCCCCTTTGTCGGCCCCGCCGGGCAGGTTCTTGACCGCGCGATGGCCGATGCCGGGCTGGACCGCGCCGGCGCCTGGATGACGAACGCGGTCAAGCACTTCAAGTTTGTCCCGCGCGGCAAGCGCCGCCTGCACCAAAACCCCGATGCAGGCGAGATCGCGGCCTGCCGCTGGTGGCTTGATCTGGAACGGCAATTCGTCCGGCCAAGGCTGACCATCGCGTTGGGGGCAAGCGCCGCGCGGGCGCTGACTGGCAAGGGCAACGGGCTGACCGCGCGACGGGGGCGGGTCGAGCAGACCCCGTCCGGTCCGGTGCTGATTTCCTGGCATCCCTCGCTGATCCTGCGCCGCTCCGATCCGGCCGCCGCCGAGCAGGCTTTGGCCGAGCTGACAGAGGATCTGCGCTTGGTCAGCCAGATGCTGGGCTGA
- a CDS encoding MarR family winged helix-turn-helix transcriptional regulator — protein sequence MHAYYDAHAKGGLTYAQARVLAAALACPGATQVELADETRIEPPTMKRHLDALERAGLIRRGSVDGDRRKRAVMATPAGEALDLLRLRDQLEAVSVRGIDPGDLAITAAVLQRMEENLRGGPGK from the coding sequence ATGCACGCCTATTATGATGCCCATGCCAAAGGCGGGTTGACCTATGCCCAGGCGCGTGTGCTGGCCGCTGCGCTTGCCTGTCCCGGCGCAACTCAGGTGGAGCTTGCCGATGAGACCCGGATCGAGCCGCCTACGATGAAGCGCCATCTTGACGCCCTTGAACGCGCCGGATTGATCCGGCGCGGTTCCGTGGACGGCGACCGGCGCAAGCGGGCGGTGATGGCGACCCCTGCCGGCGAGGCGCTGGACCTGCTGCGGCTGCGCGACCAGCTTGAGGCGGTGTCGGTGCGGGGAATCGACCCCGGCGATCTGGCCATTACCGCCGCCGTCCTGCAGCGGATGGAGGAGAACCTGCGCGGGGGACCGGGTAAATGA
- a CDS encoding MFS transporter codes for MARHRIAAYMATSMFIALTQGLAQGWTSAVLGQIAGQIGATTTQASWLVVAFMIPKTALPILLIKIRTQYGLRRFTEIGILAHVLVTILSLFSQDLRSAITVQVLAGITSAPLSTLAFLYMLEGLSPQMKMRLGLPLVLTFIMVGSPLARALAPLLMGDGDWQVLHLVSLGMALASLALVFLLPLNPMPRQNVIAPLDLVSFVLIAIGVGGLTAAFTQGPTYWWTEASWTGILMACAVAALAAAAAIELNRSAPLIDIRWLLTAPVLHLTGALLLFRLLLSEQAAGAPRMFQALGLSPDQMVPLFAAIVAASMLGGMACSLVIKPGRESQIHLAALLLIAAGAYLDSHSTIDTRPAQLIASQSLIAFAGALFLPPAMMAGLLQALSKGPNYILSFIIVFLTTQAIGGTLGSGIFTTFINTRQAYHLHALSDQLSQTSWTVQAAIGQRVQALAASIPDSAARRAQAVSQIAQEASQQAYVLAYNDAFLATFLGACGAIALLLLHWTRDHLAGSAAVKPVPPPASSS; via the coding sequence ATGGCGCGGCACCGGATTGCGGCCTATATGGCGACATCCATGTTCATCGCGCTGACGCAGGGGCTGGCCCAGGGCTGGACATCGGCGGTGCTGGGGCAGATTGCCGGACAGATCGGGGCGACCACCACACAGGCAAGCTGGCTCGTCGTCGCCTTCATGATCCCCAAGACGGCGCTGCCGATCCTGCTGATCAAGATCCGCACCCAGTATGGCCTGCGCCGCTTTACCGAAATCGGCATCCTTGCCCATGTGCTGGTCACGATCCTGAGCCTGTTCAGCCAGGATCTGCGATCGGCGATCACCGTGCAGGTGCTGGCGGGGATCACCTCGGCCCCGCTGTCCACGCTGGCGTTTCTATACATGCTCGAAGGGCTGTCGCCGCAGATGAAGATGCGCCTGGGCCTGCCCCTTGTGCTGACCTTCATCATGGTGGGCAGCCCGCTGGCCCGCGCGCTGGCGCCCCTGCTGATGGGGGACGGCGACTGGCAGGTGCTTCACCTGGTCAGCCTGGGAATGGCGCTTGCCTCGCTGGCGCTGGTGTTCCTGCTGCCGCTGAACCCGATGCCGCGCCAGAACGTGATCGCCCCGCTGGATCTGGTCAGCTTCGTGCTGATCGCCATCGGCGTTGGCGGGCTGACGGCGGCCTTCACACAGGGGCCGACCTACTGGTGGACCGAGGCGAGCTGGACGGGCATTCTCATGGCCTGCGCGGTTGCGGCGCTTGCGGCCGCCGCGGCGATCGAGCTGAACCGCAGCGCCCCGCTGATCGATATCCGCTGGCTGCTGACCGCGCCCGTGCTGCACCTGACGGGCGCGCTGCTGCTGTTCCGCCTGCTGCTGTCCGAGCAGGCGGCGGGCGCGCCGCGGATGTTCCAGGCCTTGGGCCTGTCGCCTGACCAGATGGTGCCGCTGTTCGCCGCCATAGTTGCGGCATCCATGCTGGGGGGGATGGCCTGTTCCCTTGTCATCAAGCCGGGCCGGGAATCGCAGATCCACCTGGCAGCCTTGCTGCTGATCGCCGCCGGGGCCTATCTGGACAGCCACTCGACCATCGACACGCGGCCGGCGCAGCTGATCGCCAGCCAGTCGCTGATCGCCTTTGCCGGGGCGCTGTTCCTGCCGCCGGCCATGATGGCCGGGCTGCTGCAGGCGCTGTCCAAGGGGCCGAACTACATCTTGTCGTTCATCATCGTGTTCCTGACGACGCAGGCCATCGGCGGCACGCTGGGCAGCGGCATCTTCACCACCTTCATCAACACCCGGCAGGCTTATCACCTGCATGCGCTTTCCGATCAGCTGTCCCAGACATCCTGGACGGTGCAGGCAGCCATCGGCCAGCGGGTGCAGGCCCTGGCCGCCTCGATACCCGACAGCGCGGCGCGGCGCGCCCAGGCCGTCTCGCAGATCGCGCAGGAGGCGTCGCAGCAGGCCTATGTCCTGGCCTACAACGACGCCTTCCTTGCAACCTTCCTGGGGGCCTGCGGCGCGATCGCGCTGCTGCTCCTTCACTGGACGCGTGACCACCTGGCGGGTTCCGCGGCCGTCAAACCCGTTCCCCCACCGGCAAGCTCCTCATGA
- a CDS encoding HlyD family secretion protein, which produces MNRKILSTIIVAAIGVVGVLVILYAWHLPPFEAAVPATENAYVRGRITSLAPQVAGYVAVVEVTDFQTVHKGDVIVRLDDRQPRQRVEQARASLAGAQAALAIGEQSVVSAEAVVGAREAALISARAAADTAQSTADRTSALRKRGIAAESTAEASGAALSQAQAGVAQAQAALATAKEDVRSARVALDARRADIAAAQAAVELAAIDLENTVIRAPEDGRLGQIGARKGQYVTAGSALAALVGPDVWVIANFKETSLHGMRLGQVARFTVDAMQHREFTGRVEAFSPATASEFSLINATNATGNFTKVAQRLPVRISIDPGQEMSEYLRPGMSVVVRVDVP; this is translated from the coding sequence ATGAATCGCAAGATCCTCTCCACCATCATCGTCGCCGCGATCGGCGTCGTGGGCGTCCTGGTGATCCTTTACGCCTGGCATCTGCCCCCGTTCGAGGCGGCCGTGCCCGCAACCGAGAACGCCTATGTCCGCGGCCGGATTACGTCGCTTGCGCCGCAGGTCGCGGGCTATGTCGCCGTGGTCGAGGTCACGGATTTCCAGACGGTCCACAAGGGGGACGTGATCGTCCGCCTCGATGACCGCCAGCCGCGCCAAAGGGTGGAACAGGCGCGCGCCTCTCTCGCAGGCGCGCAAGCGGCGCTGGCGATCGGGGAACAGTCGGTCGTATCGGCCGAGGCGGTCGTGGGCGCGCGCGAGGCGGCGCTGATCTCGGCCCGTGCCGCGGCCGATACGGCGCAATCCACGGCGGACCGCACCTCGGCCCTGCGCAAGCGGGGCATCGCGGCGGAAAGCACCGCCGAGGCCTCGGGCGCGGCACTGAGCCAAGCCCAGGCCGGCGTTGCGCAGGCGCAGGCGGCGCTGGCCACCGCGAAAGAGGATGTGCGCAGCGCCCGCGTGGCCCTGGATGCAAGGCGCGCCGATATCGCGGCCGCGCAGGCGGCGGTTGAACTGGCCGCCATCGATCTGGAAAATACCGTCATCCGCGCGCCCGAGGATGGCCGCCTTGGCCAGATCGGCGCGCGCAAGGGCCAGTATGTCACGGCCGGCAGCGCGCTGGCGGCGCTGGTCGGTCCCGATGTGTGGGTCATCGCCAACTTCAAGGAAACCAGTTTGCACGGAATGCGGCTGGGCCAGGTCGCCCGGTTCACGGTGGATGCGATGCAGCACCGTGAATTCACCGGCCGGGTCGAGGCGTTTTCCCCCGCGACCGCGTCCGAATTCAGCCTGATCAATGCCACCAACGCGACCGGTAATTTCACCAAGGTGGCCCAGCGCCTGCCGGTCCGCATCTCGATCGATCCGGGGCAGGAAATGTCGGAATATCTGCGCCCCGGCATGTCGGTCGTCGTCCGCGTGGACGTGCCCTGA